CGGTCGATGGCGGGGTGGGATGTCACCGTGCTGCTCGACAGCGAGGGGGAGGACGAGCGGCCGTTGGAGATCCTCGGGGCTACCGTGCTGCCGCTGCAACCGGTGCTCGAGTCGTGGGCCGACCGTCCGCATCCCCAGACCGTCGCGGTGGCGGCCGACCTCATCGAGGGCGACGAGCGGGTCCGTGCGCACGTGCGCATCGCGCTCGATCACGGCATGACCGAGGTGACGCTGTGGGGTGAGCGCTGTCCGGCCGACCTCGACAACGACGTGGACGCCGTCTGTCATGAACTGAGCGCGGCCGCAAGGGCATTCAAGGCCCAGGCGCTCGCCGCGGTCAACGACAACGAGGCCCACTTCGTCGGCCGCACCGAGACCTTCCGCTGCGGCATGATGACCTGCCCGTCGGTGGCGGCAGACCTCATTCCCGCCAGTTAGACCTGCGCTGACGCGAGCGACCAGCTGATCAACAGGTTCATCGCCTCGCGGGACGCCGTTCCCGCCCCTGTGGTGAACAGGAACAACGTCTGGTCGGCGTCGCCGGGCATCATGAACGTCTCGTAATCGACGGTGAATTCGCCGACGACGGGGTGGGACAGCCGTTTGGATCCGTTGGTGCGCTGGTACACCCTGTGCTCACCCCACCAGCTCCGGAACTCCTCACTCGCCGCGCTGAGCTCGTCGACGAGCGCGCGGGTGGTCGCATCGCCGGGGGAGTTCCCCATCTCGAGCCGCAGGTTCTCCACCGCCGCGCGGGCCTGAACATCCCAGTCCACGAACAGGTTTCGCGCTTCTGCGGTCAGGAACATCCAGCGGGCGTAGTTGCGGTCACGCGGTCGCATCCGGTCGAAGTCGGCGATCAGCGCCCGCCCGAGTCTGTTGGTGGCCAGCACATCGGTGTAGCGGCCGAGGATCATCGCCGGCGTCCCGTCCAGCGAGTCCAGCAGCTGGTAGAGGCCGGGCCGGACGCGCTGCACGGTCGGGGCGACACGACGGCTCAGCGGTGCGCCGACGAGGTGTCCCAGATGCGCGCGGCCCGTGGAGTCGAGATCCAGGGCGCGGGCGATCGCGTCGAGCACACCGGGCGAGGGTGTGATGCGCCGACCTTGTTCGAGTCGCGTGTAGTAGTCGGTGGACACACCCGCGAGCAGCGCGACCTCCTCGCGCCGCAGGCCCGCGACGCGCCGGATCCTGCCGTCGGCGGGGAGGCCGGCCCGCGCAGGGTCGACGGCGCCGCGCGCGTGTTTGAGAAAGTCCGCGAGTTCGCGATTGCGGGTGGACACGGTGTGATCTTCCCAGAATCTGTGGTGATTGCGCGTGGTCCTGTCAGTCCTACGTTCCCGCGACCGGGGACCCGCAGGGCAGGTCGTGGGCCGTTTCCGGCCTTCTGAGCGAGCGAGACTGGGTTCAGTCGGTGGGTTCACGCCGACTCGCCCACCCACTCACGAGGAGAGATCATGCCGTACCCCACTGCCACACCGGCCACCTGGTTCGTCACCGGAGCTTCCCGCGGCCTCGGCCTCGAACTGGTCCGTCAGCTGCTCGAGCGCGGCGAGAACGTCGCTGCCACAAGCCGTTCGACCGAACGACTCTTGGCCGGTCTCACCGACGTGAGCACCGAGAATCTGGAGCCGCTGGAACTGGACCTGGTGGACGGCGCCGCTGTCGATTCCGCGGTCGCCCGCACGCTGGAACGGTTCGGCAGTCTCGACGTGGTGGTCAACAACGCCGGATACGGCTACCTGGCGTCGGTCGAGGAGACGTCCGACGACGACGTGCGTCAGATGCTCGACGTCCAGGTCGTCGGTGCGTGGAACGTGCTTCGCGCGGCGATCCCGCACCTGCGCACCGCCCGCAGCGGGCACATCATCAATGTCTCGTCGATCCTCGGTCTGACCACCCTGCCCGGATGGGGTCTCTACAGCGCGGGCAAGTTCGCCCTCAACGGGATGAGCGAAGCGCTTGCCGGTGAGATGGCCGAGTTCGGTGTACACGTGAGCATCGTGGAGCCCGGATACTTCCGAACCAGCTTCCTGAATGCGGATTCACTCGTCCTGCCCGCGGCGACGGTCGACGCCTATCCGGCGATCCGGGAGATGACACGCAACCACCTCGACCTGCAGGGCCATCAGCTCGGCGACCCGGTCAAGGGCGCGGACGCGATCATCGGGATCGCTCTCGCGGGCAAGGGCCCGCTCAATCAGCTGCTCGGCTCGGATTCCTACCAGTACGCGCAGGCGCGGATCGCCGCGCTGACCGCTGATGTGGAAGACGGCCGCGCACTGGCGATGACCACCGACCACACGTGACGGGTGCTGCTCAGCGCGAGACGTCGACCACCACCTTGCCGACGGCGCGGCCGTCCGCCACTTGCCGCAGGGCGGCGGCCACGTCGTCGAGAGGGTAGACCCCGCCGATGTGCGGCCGTATCTCGTTGGTGGCCAAGAGATCGCGTAACTCGCGCTCGTTGCGGTCGAATTCGCCTGCCGAAATGTCGCCGAACTGGAAGCCCTGCACGGTCACACCCTTGATCAGCACCAGGTTCAACGGGATCCGCGGGATGACATCGGAGGCGAAGCCGACGGTGACGAAACGCCCGCCCCGGCGCAGCGAACGCAGCGCCGGTTCGCTCAACTCGCCGCCCACCGGGTCGATCACCGCCGCCGCTCCGTCGGGCACCGCGTCACGCAACGCGTCGCGCAGCGGCCGCAGCCGGTGGTTGATCACGTGGTGAGCACCGTTTTCCGTAGCGGCATCGAGCTTTTCGGACGAGGACGCCACCGCGATGACACGGGCGCCGAGGTGCGCCGCGAGCTGGACCGCGGCCAGGCCCACGCCGCCGCCGGCACCGAGAACGACGACGTCGTCACCGGGTTCGACCCGCACCACCGAGCGCAGCGTGTGGTGGGCCGTGCGGTGGGCCACTCCGAATGCCGCGGCCGTGCGATCGTCGATACCCTCGGGCACCCGCGTCAACCCGGCGGCGGGGACCGCCACCTCCTCGGCGAACGCGCCGTACATCCCGGTGCCGGCCACTCGGTCACCGACGGTGAATCCCGCTGTGTGTGGACCGATTCCGATGACCGTGCCGGCGAATTCGCTGCCCGGGACGAACGGGGTGGGCACGCTCACCTGGTAGCGGCCCGCGATCAGGAGGACGTCGGGGAAGTTCACCGCCGCCGCCCCGACCCGCACGGCGACCTCACCGGGCCCGGGCTCCGGTGACGGTAGTTCGCCGATCCGCACCGTCTCCGGCGGACCGTGGGCGGCGCAGACCGCGGCCCTCACCGATAGTCGCTGGACTCGGCGAGTTCGGCGGCAGAGGCCATCAGGCCGGTCACCACCGGCCCGAAGGCCAGCAGCTTCTCGTCGTCACCGGCGCGCTGGAAGCCCTGCTCCAACACGATCGCAAGCTTCCATTTGGCCAGCACCAGGTAGTAGTCCAAATCGTCGACCTGTCGTCCCGACACCTCGGCGTAGTGCGCCACCACGTCGTCGCGCGACGGCATCCCGCGCATATCGACGTAACTCATCTCGGATTCGGTGGCGTCACCGGTCGGCCAGCTCTGCACCATCCACGCCAGATCCAGCTTCGGGTCGCCGACAGTGCCCATCTCCCAGTCGACGATCGCGGCCATCGCCGCGGGCGCGCCGTGGTGGTACATGACGTTGGCGAACTGGTAGTCGCCGTGCATCAGACCGGGGATGAAGTCGAGGGGTTCGTGCGCGCGCAGCCACGCCGTCGCGGTGTCGAGCCCGGGCAGGTCACGCCGCTTGATCCGCGCGAGGAATCCGGTCCACCGGTCCACCTGCCGCTCGTGGAAGCCGTCGGGGCGGCCCAGATCCGCCAATCCTCGTGCGCGCCAGTCCACCTTGGACAGCAGCGCAATGCCCTCTGCCAACTGATAGCTCAGACCGGGGCGGGCGGACAGATCGCTGTCGAACGGTTCGGGCCATCGGCCGTGGGTGTCCATCGGCGACCAGCCGTCGACGAACCCCATGAGGTAGAACGGCCGCCCGAGCACGTCCGGGTCGGCGCACACCCCCACCGCGGCGGTGTGCGGGACGTCGGTGCCGTCGAGTGCCTCGATGATCCGCCATTCGCGCAGGATTCCCTTGTCCCGGTCCGGTGGCGCGCCGGGCGGCGGCATGCGCAGGACGCACCGGTGTTCGCCGCGGCGGATCTCGTAGATGACGTTCTGCGTACCGCCCGACAGGAACCGGGTCTGCAGCGGTTCCCCCTTGCCCGGCAACGCCGCCTCGTCCATCCACGCGGCGAGCCGGGCGGTGTCGATCGCACTCATAGATTGCCCACCTGGGCTTCGAGGTATTGCGCGTACTTCTGTTGTGCCGCCTCGCGTTTGCGGGGTATCCACTCGGTGGGCCAGGTGTCGGTGGTCGGCTGGTGGTCACGCAGCACCTGTTTGGCCACGGTGGTCTTGTGTACCTCGGTGGGCCCGTCGGCGAGTCCCATCACCGCCGCGCCGGTGACCATGCCGAGGAACGGCATCTCATTGGTCACGCCGAGCGCTCCGTGCACCTGCATCGCCCGCCACGCGATGTCGTGCAGCACCGTCGGCATCACCACCTTCACCGCGGCGATGTCCTTGCGCACTTTCTTGTAGTCGTTGTACTTGTCGATCTCCCATGCGGTGTAGAGCACCATCAGCCGGAACTGCAGCAGCTGCGCGTAGGAGTCGGCGATGTACCCCTGGACAAACTGCTTGTCCGACAGCCGGCTGCCCTGTGTCTGGCGGCTGAGCGCGCGTTCGCACATCATGTCCAGGGCCTTGCGGGCCAGCCCGATCGTGCGCATGGCGTGGTGGATGCGCCCTCCGCCCAACCGGGTCTGGGCGATCGCGAACGCCTGACCTTCGCCGCCGAGCAGGGCGTCGGCCGGCACGCGGACATCGTCGTAGTGGATCAGCGCGTGGCTGCCTTCGCCGTCGCGCTCACCGTAGAGGCCGACATTGCGCACGATGTTCACCCCCGGGGTGTCGGTGGGCACCAGGAACATCGACATGCCCTGATACGGGCTGACATCGGGGTTGGTCACCACCATGACGATCAGGAAGGCGGCCGTTGCGGCGTTGGAGGAGAAAAATTTCTGGCCGTTGATCACCCAGTCCGCCCCTTCCCCTGTACCGTCGCGCACCGCGCGGGTGGTGAACAACGTGGGGTCGGCACCCGCGTGCGGTTCGGTCATCGAATAGCAGGAGAACAGCTCACCGGACAGCAGCGGCTGCAGATACCGCTGCTTCTGTTCCTCGGTGCCGTAGTGGGCGATGATCTCGGCGTTGCCGGTGTCGGGGGCCTGACAGCCGAAGATGATCGGCGCCCACTGGGAGCGGCCGAGGATCTCGTTGAGCAGCGCCAGCTTGAGCTGGCCGTAGCCCTGGCCACCCAGTTCGGGTCCCAGGTGGGTGGCCCACAGACCGCGGCGCCGCACCTGTTCCTTGAGCGGATCGATGGCCCGGCGGCGTTCGCCGTCGAGCGGCACGAACTGTTGATGGGGCCACACCAGGTCGAGCGGTTCGACCTCCGTCCTGACGAATTCGTCGGCCCAGTCGAGGATCTCCTGGTACTCGGGGTTGGTGTCGAAATCCCACGCCATCGGGGGTTCTCCTTTGTTTCAGGTTCTCTCGCGGCTGACGCCGGCGAGCAGTGTTTCGATGTCGGCGCCCACCACCTCGGCGAACGATCGGTCGCCGAAGGCGCCGGCGGCCCAGTGCCGTGCCCCCTCGCTGACCAACGTGTGCGCCAGGTATGCCAGGTGGGTTACGTCGACGTGGGCGGGCAGCTTGCCGTCCCGCTTCGCCCGGTCGAACAGCGCGGTGAACATCCCGCCCTCGGCGGCTTCGCCGTCCTCGAGAGGTTCGTTGCCGGCGAGGATGCGGTGTTCGTAGCGGTAGCCCTCCAGGATCGTCGCGATGATCAACTCGGGCGGGTTTCGCGCCATCGACCGCTCCAGGTCGGCCAGCGCCGCGGCGATCACCGGCATGACCTGATATTGCCTGGCAAGCAGGACGTCGGCGGTGCGCCGGGCCGACCGGGTGGACAGCACGCCGACCTCGAAGAGGACATCCTCTTTCCGCGGGAAATAGAAGTAGAACAACGCTTTCGACACCCCGGCGGCGGTGCAGATGTCGGCGACGGTGGTGCTCGAGTAGCCGTTGGTGCGCCACAGCGCCATCGCCGCCTGCACGAGCATCCGCTTCGTCGCCCGTGATCGCTCCTGTTGCAGCGACGTCCTGCGCTGACTGCGGTCAGCGCGGTCCGGGCTGGTCGCACGGGGCATGATCCGGACGCTACATGGCTATACGCGGTAACGGAATAGTTGACTCGTGACTAACTTCGGGCCTACGGTCGGGCGATGGACGCTTCACGGGCGTCGGCGCCCTTTCCCGGACCGGTCCGCCAGTTCGGTTACGTCGTCGACGATTTCGACCGCGCGCTGCAGGGATGGCTCGCCGCCGGGGTGGGCCCCTGGTTCGTGCTGCGCGATTTGGCCCAGCACGGGTCCTACCGCGGCGCACCCTGCGACGTCACGTTGTCGATCGGCATGACCAATATCGGTGACATGCAGGTCGAGGTGATCGCCCAGGACGACGACGTGCCGTCGGTGTACACCGAGTTCCTGGCGGGCGGGGCCGGTGGATTTCACCAACTCGCTTGGTGGGTGGACGATTTCGAGGCGGCGCTGCATAGCGCCGAGGCGGCGGGATGGCCGGTGGTGTGGTCGGGCGGTGACGACGGGGGAGTGCGCTTCGCCTACGTCGAGCCCACGGCGGGCCCCGCGACGATCTACGAGATCACCGAGAGAACGGAAGTGCTCGACGGCATGGACGCGATGATCCGCGGCGCGGCGGCCGCCTGGGACGGCGCCGACCCGATCCGGGTGCTCGGGTGAGCGGCCCGCTGCAGGGTCGCCGCGTCCTGGTGACCGGCGGGGCGAGCGGCATCGGTGCGGCCGCGGTGGCAGCCCTGACCGGAGCAGGGGCAACCGTCGTCGCGACCCATCACCGGACGCCGCCGCCTGCCGGTTCCGATGTCACGTGGTTGCCGTGCGATGTGCGGGATGCCGCCGCCGTCGACGCGATGGTCGACGCCGCCGCCGCCACGATGGGCGGACTCGACGTCCTGGTCAACGCGGCCGGCCTGTGGCAGCCCGGGATTCCCGGCGCCATCACCGCCGAGGACATCGACTTCCTCGTCGACACCAACCTCAAGGCGACGATCTTCACCAACCAGGCTGCCTACCGGGTGATGCGCACCGAGGGCGGCCGCATCATCAACTTCGGCTCGGGTGAGGCGGTGATGGGCAGTCCCATCGCCGCGGTCTACGCCGCCACGAAGGGTGCGGTGACCGCATGGACCCGGTCGATCGCGCGGGCGTGGGCGGCGGAGAAGGTCTCAGCGATCGCGCTGGCCCCCGCGGTGCAGACGCCAGGCGCTGACCGGCTGCGGGACTTCGTCGGTCCCGAGGGTGTCAAGGTGCTCGACGAACAGATCGCGACCTCGATCCCGCTCGGCGGAGCGCTGGGTGACCCGGCAGACGACCTGGGCCCGGTGTTGGTGTTCCTCGCCGGTGAGGGTTCGCGCTTCATGACCGGCCAGCTGATCGCGGTCGACGGCGGCATGGTGATGCTCGGCGCGTGAAGGCTCACGGCACATAGCGGTCCCATTCGTGGGGCACGACGGGATGGAACGGCGCAGCGAACAGCGGGGTGACACCTGCGTCGCTCCAGCGCTTCTCGAGCGCAGGCCGGAGCCGGCCGGCGGTGCCGACCGGATCGTCGTCGAGAAAGCAGTACGAAATCCTCTGCCCCGCAGGGGCGCTGGCCAGTCGCTCTCCGACCGGCAGTGACGTGGCGGTCCACACCCCCGCGACGCCGTCGACATCGAGCAGGTCCGTCGGCGCCGAGGCGCCCGACTCCAGGAGCAGGTACACACCGCGCACCGGCCACCACGGCAGGACATCGGCGCCGACCTTGACCCGCGGGGCTGCCACCTTCTCGTCGACGTCGTACACGCCCCGCTCCACCGGTGGCAGTAGCGGGAGTTTTCGGTCCGCATCGCCGAGCGCCGTGGACAGCGCCAGAAACGATTCCATTCCGCCGGGGTCGGTGAAGAAGTACGTCATCACGTGGTCGATGGCGTCATAGGGGCCGGCGCTCGACGCGCGTGCGGACCGGCACGCCGGCGTCGACACCAGCCGCAACGAGGCCCGCACGGCCGACAACCGGTGCTGTTCGGGTCGGTGGTCGAGGGTGTGCCAGCGCAGGTAGTCGGCGTCCGCGCCGTCGGGATGCCGTGTCGCCATCGACACGAACAGCGTGCCGATGTCTCCGCGGCCCTGGGTGAGGACGTCGGCCACGTCGTCGGACGGTGTGCCGGGTAGCTGCATGGGGCGCCCTTCAGGCTGTCGTCGGATCGTGCTCGGGCAGCGGGAGTTCGGGATGCCGTGCTGCGATCATGCGCCGCATGCCGTCCCGCCACGGCACCGTCGTACGGCCGAGCACCTCGTGCATGTGGGTGATGTCCGGCCACAGCGGCGTATGCGCCGCGGGCGTGTACTCGAGGATCGGCTCGACGCCGACCAGTTCGCCCAGGTAGGCGCAGTAATCCTCCACGCTGACCGTCTCGCTGCCGGCCCAGTTGACCACGACCGGCGGCGTGTCGGCCACCTCCATGGCTCGGATTCCCAGCGCGACGTAGTCGTCCTCGTAGATCGGGTTGTAATTGTTCGGCTTGTCGGGATGGAGGCGGATCGGCCTGCGCGCCAGGATTATCTCCAGCCGATCGGCCGGCGCGCCGCCCTCCGGACCGTAGGTCGAACAGATCCGGATGATCGTCAGCGGTATTCCGTTCTGCTTGGCGACCCATGTGCAGACCGCCTCCGCGGCGATCTTCGAGAAGCTGTAATTCGCGCGAAGCGGTACGCCGGGAGGGTCGCTCTCTCGCAGCGGTCGCCGGCCCTGGTAGCCATAGACCGAACCGGTGGAGCAGAAGACGAAGCCTCTGGCGGTGCGGCAGTGGTACAGCAGCTCGCCGGATTTCTGCGCGTTGGTGTCGACGCATCGGGACCAGTCGCCGGCACCGCTGTCGACGGCCGCGTGGAACACGTAGGTGAAATCGTCCGGCAGTTCCGAGAAGTCGCCGGTGCTCATGTCGAGCGCCATCGGTGTGACGCCCGCGGCTTGGAGTCTGTCCCGGTCGCCCGGAGCCCGCAGGCGGGCGGCGCCCCACACCTCGTTGCGTTCGGCGAGCGCACGCGCGATCGGGAAGGCGATCTTGCCGGTCGCCCCGGTGATCAGGACCTTCTCGCCAGTCAGCATCCCCTCAGTTGTAGCGTACAGCGACCCAGATGTTGAGTGCTTGACACTTTTGGCCGACGGATGCCCGGCTACGGGCGAGCGGGACGTCTCCGCCGCCGATTTCGCCTCGACCACTGGGCCGTCATGCGAGGATGAGAACCGTGACTGTGGTTCTGGTGCATGGCAATCCGGAGACCGACGCGGTGTGGGGTCCCCTCGTCGATGCCCTCAGGCGCACGGACGTGGTGCGGCTGTCGCCGCCCGGATTCGGTTCCCCGTTGCCCAGTGGCTTCTCGGCCACCTTTCTCGCTTACCGCGATTGGCTTGTCGACGAGCTGCAGCGTATCGATGGACCTGTCGACCTCGTCGGACACGACTGGGGCGGAGGTCACGTGGTGAACGCGGTGATGCACCGACCCGACCTCGTGCGCAGCTGGGCCAGCGACGTCGTCGGCCTGTTCGACCGCGACTACGTATGGCACGACATGGCGCAGGGGTTCCAGACCCCGGAGACCGGCGAGCAGCTGGTCGCGATGATGCAGGACGGTTCGGTAGAGGACCGGGCACAACAGCTGGTCACGTACGGCATCCCCGCAGACGTGGCGACGTCGTTCGCCGCAGCGCAGGGTCCGGAGATGGGTCAGGCGATCCTGGCGCTGTACCGCTCCGC
Above is a window of Mycolicibacterium baixiangningiae DNA encoding:
- a CDS encoding alpha/beta fold hydrolase, whose amino-acid sequence is MTVVLVHGNPETDAVWGPLVDALRRTDVVRLSPPGFGSPLPSGFSATFLAYRDWLVDELQRIDGPVDLVGHDWGGGHVVNAVMHRPDLVRSWASDVVGLFDRDYVWHDMAQGFQTPETGEQLVAMMQDGSVEDRAQQLVTYGIPADVATSFAAAQGPEMGQAILALYRSARQPALADAGRALENAAARPGLSLSATEDPFVGTQEMRRRAAERAGARTEVLDGLGHWWMVENPAAGAAALTRFWESLER
- a CDS encoding NAD-dependent epimerase/dehydratase family protein — encoded protein: MLTGEKVLITGATGKIAFPIARALAERNEVWGAARLRAPGDRDRLQAAGVTPMALDMSTGDFSELPDDFTYVFHAAVDSGAGDWSRCVDTNAQKSGELLYHCRTARGFVFCSTGSVYGYQGRRPLRESDPPGVPLRANYSFSKIAAEAVCTWVAKQNGIPLTIIRICSTYGPEGGAPADRLEIILARRPIRLHPDKPNNYNPIYEDDYVALGIRAMEVADTPPVVVNWAGSETVSVEDYCAYLGELVGVEPILEYTPAAHTPLWPDITHMHEVLGRTTVPWRDGMRRMIAARHPELPLPEHDPTTA
- a CDS encoding TetR/AcrR family transcriptional regulator, with the protein product MPRATSPDRADRSQRRTSLQQERSRATKRMLVQAAMALWRTNGYSSTTVADICTAAGVSKALFYFYFPRKEDVLFEVGVLSTRSARRTADVLLARQYQVMPVIAAALADLERSMARNPPELIIATILEGYRYEHRILAGNEPLEDGEAAEGGMFTALFDRAKRDGKLPAHVDVTHLAYLAHTLVSEGARHWAAGAFGDRSFAEVVGADIETLLAGVSRERT
- a CDS encoding acyl-CoA dehydrogenase family protein, producing the protein MAWDFDTNPEYQEILDWADEFVRTEVEPLDLVWPHQQFVPLDGERRRAIDPLKEQVRRRGLWATHLGPELGGQGYGQLKLALLNEILGRSQWAPIIFGCQAPDTGNAEIIAHYGTEEQKQRYLQPLLSGELFSCYSMTEPHAGADPTLFTTRAVRDGTGEGADWVINGQKFFSSNAATAAFLIVMVVTNPDVSPYQGMSMFLVPTDTPGVNIVRNVGLYGERDGEGSHALIHYDDVRVPADALLGGEGQAFAIAQTRLGGGRIHHAMRTIGLARKALDMMCERALSRQTQGSRLSDKQFVQGYIADSYAQLLQFRLMVLYTAWEIDKYNDYKKVRKDIAAVKVVMPTVLHDIAWRAMQVHGALGVTNEMPFLGMVTGAAVMGLADGPTEVHKTTVAKQVLRDHQPTTDTWPTEWIPRKREAAQQKYAQYLEAQVGNL
- a CDS encoding phosphotransferase family protein; the encoded protein is MSAIDTARLAAWMDEAALPGKGEPLQTRFLSGGTQNVIYEIRRGEHRCVLRMPPPGAPPDRDKGILREWRIIEALDGTDVPHTAAVGVCADPDVLGRPFYLMGFVDGWSPMDTHGRWPEPFDSDLSARPGLSYQLAEGIALLSKVDWRARGLADLGRPDGFHERQVDRWTGFLARIKRRDLPGLDTATAWLRAHEPLDFIPGLMHGDYQFANVMYHHGAPAAMAAIVDWEMGTVGDPKLDLAWMVQSWPTGDATESEMSYVDMRGMPSRDDVVAHYAEVSGRQVDDLDYYLVLAKWKLAIVLEQGFQRAGDDEKLLAFGPVVTGLMASAAELAESSDYR
- a CDS encoding NADPH:quinone oxidoreductase family protein, with protein sequence MRAAVCAAHGPPETVRIGELPSPEPGPGEVAVRVGAAAVNFPDVLLIAGRYQVSVPTPFVPGSEFAGTVIGIGPHTAGFTVGDRVAGTGMYGAFAEEVAVPAAGLTRVPEGIDDRTAAAFGVAHRTAHHTLRSVVRVEPGDDVVVLGAGGGVGLAAVQLAAHLGARVIAVASSSEKLDAATENGAHHVINHRLRPLRDALRDAVPDGAAAVIDPVGGELSEPALRSLRRGGRFVTVGFASDVIPRIPLNLVLIKGVTVQGFQFGDISAGEFDRNERELRDLLATNEIRPHIGGVYPLDDVAAALRQVADGRAVGKVVVDVSR
- a CDS encoding SDR family NAD(P)-dependent oxidoreductase, whose amino-acid sequence is MSGPLQGRRVLVTGGASGIGAAAVAALTGAGATVVATHHRTPPPAGSDVTWLPCDVRDAAAVDAMVDAAAATMGGLDVLVNAAGLWQPGIPGAITAEDIDFLVDTNLKATIFTNQAAYRVMRTEGGRIINFGSGEAVMGSPIAAVYAATKGAVTAWTRSIARAWAAEKVSAIALAPAVQTPGADRLRDFVGPEGVKVLDEQIATSIPLGGALGDPADDLGPVLVFLAGEGSRFMTGQLIAVDGGMVMLGA
- a CDS encoding VOC family protein, translated to MDASRASAPFPGPVRQFGYVVDDFDRALQGWLAAGVGPWFVLRDLAQHGSYRGAPCDVTLSIGMTNIGDMQVEVIAQDDDVPSVYTEFLAGGAGGFHQLAWWVDDFEAALHSAEAAGWPVVWSGGDDGGVRFAYVEPTAGPATIYEITERTEVLDGMDAMIRGAAAAWDGADPIRVLG
- a CDS encoding helix-turn-helix domain-containing protein, with the translated sequence MSTRNRELADFLKHARGAVDPARAGLPADGRIRRVAGLRREEVALLAGVSTDYYTRLEQGRRITPSPGVLDAIARALDLDSTGRAHLGHLVGAPLSRRVAPTVQRVRPGLYQLLDSLDGTPAMILGRYTDVLATNRLGRALIADFDRMRPRDRNYARWMFLTAEARNLFVDWDVQARAAVENLRLEMGNSPGDATTRALVDELSAASEEFRSWWGEHRVYQRTNGSKRLSHPVVGEFTVDYETFMMPGDADQTLFLFTTGAGTASREAMNLLISWSLASAQV
- a CDS encoding SDR family NAD(P)-dependent oxidoreductase, with the translated sequence MPYPTATPATWFVTGASRGLGLELVRQLLERGENVAATSRSTERLLAGLTDVSTENLEPLELDLVDGAAVDSAVARTLERFGSLDVVVNNAGYGYLASVEETSDDDVRQMLDVQVVGAWNVLRAAIPHLRTARSGHIINVSSILGLTTLPGWGLYSAGKFALNGMSEALAGEMAEFGVHVSIVEPGYFRTSFLNADSLVLPAATVDAYPAIREMTRNHLDLQGHQLGDPVKGADAIIGIALAGKGPLNQLLGSDSYQYAQARIAALTADVEDGRALAMTTDHT